The following coding sequences lie in one Mycobacterium sp. Z3061 genomic window:
- a CDS encoding NHL repeat-containing protein: MENGAGAPRRWWRRKSLLIPAVLLTVAIVVAVTRLIISTTEPSSGAQSVVPFTGLKHPSGVAVDGAGTVYVADRDNGRVVKLAAGSSAQTVLPFTGLKHPSAVAVDGVGTVYVTDTDNASGAVVKLASGDSAQTVLPFTDLQDPTGVAVDGVGTVYIVDRLRDQVVMLAAGSGTQNRLRFHGLSDPAGVAVDGAGTVYVADHYHGRVLKLPAGSSTQTALPFAGLEYPTGVAVDGAGTVYVIDSLNNQVVTLPPGSSTQNRLRIRGLDDPAGVAVDGAGTVYVADARNDRVVKLATGSR, translated from the coding sequence GTGGAGAACGGGGCGGGTGCCCCCCGCCGGTGGTGGCGGCGCAAGAGCCTCCTGATCCCCGCCGTCCTGCTGACCGTCGCCATCGTCGTTGCCGTCACCAGGCTGATCATCAGCACCACCGAGCCTTCGTCCGGTGCGCAGTCAGTGGTCCCGTTCACCGGCCTCAAACACCCCTCCGGGGTGGCGGTGGACGGCGCGGGCACCGTGTACGTCGCCGACCGGGACAACGGTCGGGTGGTGAAGTTGGCGGCCGGATCCAGCGCCCAGACCGTGCTGCCGTTCACCGGCCTCAAACACCCCTCCGCGGTGGCGGTGGACGGCGTGGGCACCGTGTACGTCACCGATACCGACAACGCCAGCGGTGCAGTCGTGAAGTTGGCCTCGGGAGACAGCGCCCAGACCGTGCTGCCGTTCACCGATCTCCAAGACCCCACCGGGGTGGCGGTGGACGGCGTCGGCACCGTATACATCGTCGACAGGCTTCGCGATCAGGTGGTGATGCTGGCGGCCGGATCCGGCACGCAGAACCGATTGCGGTTCCATGGCCTCAGCGACCCCGCCGGGGTGGCGGTGGACGGCGCGGGCACCGTGTATGTGGCCGATCACTACCACGGTCGGGTGCTGAAGCTGCCGGCCGGATCCAGTACCCAGACCGCGCTGCCTTTCGCTGGCCTCGAATACCCCACCGGGGTGGCGGTCGACGGCGCGGGCACCGTGTACGTCATCGACAGCCTCAACAATCAGGTCGTGACGCTGCCGCCCGGGTCCAGCACGCAGAACCGATTGCGGATCCGTGGCCTCGACGACCCCGCCGGGGTGGCAGTCGACGGAGCCGGCACCGTGTACGTCGCCGACGCCCGCAACGATCGGGTGGTGAAGCTGGCGACCGGTTCACGATGA